A region from the Triticum urartu cultivar G1812 chromosome 1, Tu2.1, whole genome shotgun sequence genome encodes:
- the LOC125540023 gene encoding elongation factor 2-like, whose protein sequence is MMVGFTAVELREMMDKQNNIRNVSVIAHMNHGKSTLTKSLVTVAGIIRHEADVEVPMTDTHADVAEPGRSVRSAGTSLLYEMNKELLKAHKGERDGDKYLINLIDSPGHVDFSSEVTTALRVTDGAMLVIDAIEGVCVQTEAVLSQALTEMVKPVLCLNKMDKLFSGFQVEDAQPEFTDEQAYQIVNNVIENVNDLMTAYGGPRFQDVQFYPEKGNVAFSVGLHGWAFTLAGFAKKYAPMFGMTEADMVKKLWGDNFYDHTTKKWTSVDTGSKSCKRGFAFCCQEIKKVIKVCINNQKDELGRMLQKVGVNLRDDEKDLTGVALVKCVMQTWLPASTALLEMMICHLPSPLEAQKYRVENLYEGPLDDKYAEAIKKCDPEGPLMLYVSKMVPASDVGRFFAFGRVFSGRIAAGMKVRVMGPSYVPGMETDLCVESVQRTIIWMGKKQCDVPDVPCGNTVGLIGLDACITKSATLTSQKEVVARPIRAMKLSVCPLMFVTVNFKVPTDVSKLVQGLKRLAMSDPVVLCSQVEPGTYTVAGVGELHLEICLKDLQENFMDGVEVAVSSPPVVSFRETVRKSCDPVEKKFRNNQIRYSLSLVARPLDEEVVEAIEDGRLGPRTDHAVRSEILAKHGWDKDLGDKIWCFGPDVVGANVIVNRCKVIQNLELAKKVIVAGFEVVAKEGALAKERMHGICFEVHNVNIHADEALRHTTAQLNEMVRTALIESQLAAKPRLLEPTYIVAIQCPKSALSTIYGILHQRNGSVYEEFVREGTMLHILKAYVPVYDSFGLCKAISTATSKLVTPQCIFGYWSDMCSDPFQANAPAGQMVLDIRKRKKMGRPSFQK, encoded by the exons ATGATGGTGGGTTTCACAGCTGTAGAGCTCCGAGAAATGATGGACAAGCAGAATAACATTCGTAATGTGTCTGTTATTGCTCATATGAACCACG GCAAGTCTACCCTTACAAAATCTCTTGTGACAGTTGCTGGGATTATTAGACATGAAGCTGATGTTGAAGTTCCCATGACTGATACTCACGCGGATGTAGCAGAGCCTGGTAGATCCGTCAGGTCTGCTGGAACCTCTCTTTTGTATGAGATGAACAAGGAATTGCTCAAGGCTCACAAAGGTGAAAGAGATGGGGACAAATACCTGATCAACCTTATTGATTCACCTGGGCATGTCGATTTTTCTTCAGAAGTCACAACAGCTCTTCGTGTTACTGATGGCGCTATGTTGGTAATTGATGCCATCGAGGGTGTCTGTGTGCAAACTGAAGCTGTGCTCTCTCAAGCCCTTACTGAGATGGTTAAACCTGTCCTTTGTCTAAACAAGATGGACAAATTATTCTCTGGGTTTCAAGTTGAAGATGCTCAACCTGAATTTACAGATGAGCAAGCCTATCAGATTGTCAACAATGTAATTGAGAATGTCAATGACCTTATGACAGCATATGGAGGTCCCCGCTTTCAGGATGTCCAATTCTACCCCGAGAAGGGAAATGTGGCTTTCTCTGTTGGCTTACATGGTTGGGCTTTTACACTTGCTGGTTTTGCAAAGAAGTATGCCCCTATGTTTGGAATGACAGAAGCTGATATGGTTAAGAAGCTTTGGGGTGACAATTTTTATGACCACACCACAAAAAAATGGACCAGTGTGGACACTGGCTCCAAATCCTGTAAAAGAGGATTTGCCTTTTGCTGCCAAGAAATCAAGAAAGTCATCAAAGTCTGCATTAATAACCAGAAAGATGAATTGGGGCGAATGTTGCAGAAGGTTGGGGTGAACTTGAGGGATGATGAGAAGGACCTAACAGGTGTGGCTCTTGTGAAGTGTGTCATGCAAACTTGGCTCCCAGCCAGTACTGCTCTGCTTGAGATGATGATCTGCCACCTCCCCTCTCCGTTAGAAGCACAGAAATATCGCGTGGAGAACCTGTATGAGGGCCCCCTTGATGATAAATACGCAGAAGCTATTAAAAAATGTGACCCTGAAGGTCCTCTTATGCTGTACGTTTCCAAGATGGTCCCAGCATCTGATGTGGGCAGATTTTTCGCGTTCGGTCGTGTCTTCTCCGGAAGGATTGCAGCTGGCATGAAGGTCCGGGTCATGGGGCCTTCCTATGTCCCCGGCATGGAAACTGATTTGTGCGTGGAGTCTGTCCAGCGTACCATTATATGGATGGGAAAGAAGCAATGTGACGTTCCGGATGTTCCTTGCGGTAACACTGTTGGTTTGATTGGTCTGGATGCATGCATAACAAAGAGTGCTACCCTGACAAGCCAGAAGGAGGTTGTTGCACGCCCAATCAGAGCGATGAAGCTCTCTGTATGCCCTCTGATGTTTGTTACAGTTAACTTCAAGGTTCCGACCGATGTTTCCAAACTTGTACAAGGTTTGAAGCGTCTGGCGATGTCTGACCCCGTGGTTCTGTGCAGCCAGGTAGAGCCTGGTACCTATACGGTTGCTGGAGTGGGAGAACTTCATCTGGAAATTTGCTTGAAAGATCTACAGGAAAACTTTATGGATGGTGTTGAAGTTGCTGTTTCCAGTCCGCCTGTTGTTTCCTTCCGTGAGACTGTCCGCAAGTCTTGTGATCCTGTTGAGAAAAAGTTCAGAAACAATCAAATCCGATACAGCTTGTCTTTGGTAGCCCGCCCCTTGGATGAAGAAGTAGTCGAGGCTATTGAGGATGGTCGCTTGGGTCCACGTACTGACCATGCGGTACGATCTGAGATCCTTGCTAAGCATGGTTGGGATAAGGATCTTGGCGATAAGATTTGGTGCTTTGGTCCTGATGTTGTTGGCGCCAATGTGATTGTTAATAGGTGCAAGGTAATACAGAATCTGGAGTTAGCGAAGAAAGTTATCGTGGCTGGCTTCGAGGTGGTGGCAAAAGAAGGCGCATTGGCAAAAGAAAGGATGCATGGCATATGCTTTGAGGTTCATAATGTTAATATACATGCTGATGAAGCATTGAGACATACAACTGCTCAGCTCAATGAGATGGTTAGGACAGCACTTATTGAGTCTCAGCTCGCTGCCAAGCCAAGGCTTCTCGAACCCACCTACATTGTGGCGATCCAGTGCCCTAAGAGTGCCCTCAGCACTATCTACGGAATTCTCCACCAGAGGAATGGTTCTGTGTATGAGGAGTTTGTGAGAGAAGGCACGATGCTACACATCCTGAAGGCTTACGTTCCAGTTTATGATTCCTTTGGCCTCTGCAAGGCAATCAGTACTGCAACATCTAAGCTGGTCACCCCGCAGTGTATTTTTGGATATTGGAGCGACATGTGCTCTGATCCTTTCCAGGCAAATGCGCCAGCTGGGCAAATGGTCTTGGATATCcgcaagaggaagaagatgggcaGGCCCTCTTTCCAGAAGTAG